One window from the genome of Dermacentor silvarum isolate Dsil-2018 chromosome 7, BIME_Dsil_1.4, whole genome shotgun sequence encodes:
- the LOC119459052 gene encoding kelch-like protein 10: MAKPMEADDAVGKTGDKDMITVVFEAGQLFHNDGGQREFAPGSAARSMPGLRDQRKNRQFCDVVFRAADGVEVWAHRFVMSAKYSGCYALFTLAKDGMSPEQKQNNEWIPPIRVVVADLDSEMIELLIDFAYYTPLHERIGLHNVVKVLELAEKLKISQIQEHCLRTLKKNLEPGSCIDTYRLACSRGYEYLAGEAFRYIVRNFDEVWKSSNQFQALTPEEMRTVLEDDCLYAPSEVEDTFYAILKWISADVDGRKAYLAKFLPLVRFACCPVIDFERVVIHPQVQGDGDSLKVINVIHKTLTQHSMPVGVVAGIDLSPKLWLTPRVPRDILFLFGGWTSGATNNMLTYNCRASKWRALGHQYTTPRAYHGAAVINSCIYFVGGFNGHDCYHSVVCLDVPLARWSGKANMAFARCYVSVAVLQGQIYAMGGFDGRLRTNTVERYDVKTNQWSRVANMNDVRSDASAAVAAGRIYM; the protein is encoded by the exons ATGGCAAAGcctatggaagcagacgacgctgtCGGCAAGACCGGCGACAAGGACATGATCACCGTGGTGTTCGAGGCGGGGCAGCTATTCCACAACGATGGCGGGCAGCGTGAGTTCGCGCCGGGCTCGGCGGCCAGGTCCATGCCGGGACTGCGCGATCAGAGGAAGAACCGCCAATTCTGCGACGTCGTGTTCCGCGCGGCCGACGGCGTGGAGGTCTGGGCCCATCGGTTCGTAATGTCTGCCAA GTACTCCGGCTGCTACGCACTCTTCACTCTCGCCAAAGATGGCATGAGTCCCGAACAGAAGCAAAACAACGAGTGGATCCCGCCCATCCGGGTGGTGGTGGCAGACCTGGACAGCGAAATGATCGAACTGCTCATCGACTTCGCCTACTACACCCCATTGCACGAGCGCATCGGCCTACACAACGTCGTCAAGGTGCTCGAGCTCGCCGAGAAGCTAAAG ATATCCCAGATACAAGAACATTGCCTGAGAACCCTGAAGAAGAACCTCGAACCGGGTAGCTGCATCGACACTTACCGCTTGGCCTGCAGCCGGGGATACGAGTATCTCGCTGGAGAAGCCTTTCGCTACATCGTGCGGAACTTCGACGAG GTGTGGAAAAGCAGCAACCAGTTCCAGGCTTTGACGCCAGAGGAGATGCGTACTGTCCTGGAAGACGACTGCCTGTACGCCCCCAGCGAGGTGGAGGACACGTTCTACGCCATCCTCAAGTGGATCTCCGCGGACGTTGACGGGAGGAAGGCCTACCTCGCCAAGTTCCTGCCGCTCGTTCGCTTCGCATGCTGCCCCGTCAT CGACTTCGAGAGAGTTGTCATCCACCCACAAGTCCAGGGTGACGGAGACAGCCTGAAGGTGATAAACGTGATCCACAAG ACACTCACCCAGCATTCTATGCCGGTTGGCGTAGTGGCCGGCATTGACCTGTCCCCGAAGTTATGGCTCACGCCTCGCGTCCCCAGGGACATCCTGTTCCTTTTCGGTGGCTGGACATCGGGTGCTACCAACAACATGCTCACGTACAACTGCCGCGCCTCCAAATGGCGCGCACTGGGCCACCAGTACACCACGCCCAG GGCGTACCATGGCGCGGCGGTGATCAACTCGTGCATTTACTTCGTGGGCGGTTTCAACGGCCACGATTGCTACCACTCGGTCGTGTGCCTCGACGTGCCTCTGGCCCGCTGGAGTGGCAAGGCGAACATGGCGTTCGCGCGCTGTTACGTCAGCGTCGCCGTCCTCCAG GGCCAGATCTACGCCATGGGAGGTTTCGACGGGCGCTTGCGCACAAACACGGTCGAGCGCTACGACGTCAAGACAAACCAGTGGTCCAGGGTGGCCAACATGAATGACGTCCGCAGTGACGCAAGTGCCGCAGTAGCTGCAGGCCGCATCTACATGTGA